The following coding sequences lie in one Aquabacterium olei genomic window:
- a CDS encoding heavy metal sensor histidine kinase, translating into MLRHLSLTSRLTVFFTIVAATVVLGLGYLLLLATDQHFKELDRTTLEDKQHLIDEILTKSNSLGDARSRLSEALNHHHGLYVLVKVPGGDVIFQTNGVGDLAKDFSADSIQGGHAQPTREHGEGDFHAVHSQSSPGYDQVKRLDVTVAIETAHHQKFLAELQGKLVIYAVIATLISGVLGWIAAHQGMAPLRDMKTRAAGVSGQQLERRMPVEAVPIEMADLARELNQMLGRLQEDFLRLSEFSSDLAHELRTPISNLLTQTQVTLSADRDAHTYRDILSSNAEELQRLARMVSDMLFLAKTERGVDLPNKERFSAAREVQALLEFYDVVADEKRIRLSAQGDGQIFGDRLMFRRAVSNLLSNALRHTPDEGDVHIDVVEGRATTEITVENTGQDIDPLVLPRLFDRFYRADPARSHPDSDGTGLGLSITKAIVEAHGGNASARSGEGKTQFTLSFPH; encoded by the coding sequence GTGCTGCGCCATCTTTCGCTGACCAGCCGCCTGACTGTGTTTTTCACGATCGTGGCTGCCACCGTTGTGCTCGGTTTGGGTTACTTGCTCTTGCTGGCAACGGATCAGCATTTCAAGGAGCTTGACCGTACGACCTTGGAAGACAAGCAGCACTTGATCGACGAAATTTTGACCAAGTCCAATTCACTTGGAGACGCGCGCTCCCGGCTGAGTGAGGCACTGAATCATCATCATGGACTCTATGTGCTGGTCAAGGTACCAGGTGGTGATGTGATCTTCCAAACCAATGGTGTCGGCGATCTAGCCAAGGACTTCAGCGCAGACAGCATTCAAGGCGGCCACGCGCAGCCCACAAGGGAACACGGGGAAGGTGACTTTCACGCAGTCCACTCTCAATCTTCACCCGGGTACGATCAGGTCAAACGATTAGATGTCACGGTTGCGATTGAGACTGCACACCATCAGAAGTTTCTGGCCGAGTTGCAAGGCAAACTGGTGATCTACGCCGTCATTGCAACGCTCATCAGTGGTGTTCTGGGTTGGATCGCTGCGCATCAAGGTATGGCTCCGCTTCGCGACATGAAGACACGAGCGGCTGGGGTGTCGGGCCAACAACTGGAAAGGCGCATGCCTGTTGAGGCCGTTCCGATTGAGATGGCAGACCTGGCAAGGGAGTTGAACCAGATGTTAGGCAGGCTTCAGGAGGACTTCCTGCGCCTGTCAGAGTTCTCATCGGACCTGGCCCATGAATTGCGGACCCCCATCAGCAACTTGCTCACCCAGACGCAGGTGACGCTGTCGGCCGACCGGGATGCCCATACCTACCGCGACATCCTCTCATCCAATGCCGAAGAGCTGCAACGCCTGGCACGCATGGTGTCGGACATGCTGTTCCTGGCCAAGACCGAGCGAGGTGTGGACCTGCCCAACAAGGAGCGTTTCTCGGCGGCCCGTGAAGTGCAGGCGCTGTTGGAGTTCTATGACGTCGTGGCCGATGAAAAGCGCATCCGTTTGAGCGCCCAGGGCGATGGTCAGATTTTCGGTGACCGGTTGATGTTTCGCCGCGCCGTGAGCAATTTGCTCTCAAATGCCCTCCGCCATACGCCAGACGAGGGAGACGTGCACATCGACGTTGTCGAGGGGCGTGCGACCACCGAGATCACGGTGGAGAACACAGGGCAGGATATTGATCCCCTTGTGTTGCCAAGGTTGTTTGACCGCTTCTATCGCGCAGATCCTGCAAGATCTCATCCTGACTCTGATGGAACTGGGCTGGGCCTATCGATTACGAAGGCCATCGTTGAAGCCCACGGCGGCAATGCCTCGGCCCGATCAGGAGAAGGTAAAACGCAATTCACGTTGTCGTTTCCACACTGA